The DNA segment GTTCGTGGTCTTGATAGAAAACAAGTGTCTGCAAGAAACAGTGAACCCATTACTACTTGTGCATGCAAATAGTTGGATTCCTGCTCTTGGAAGGTTCAGCAGCGTCTCTTTCAGGTATTGGATGGTTGTGTATGCTTGATTGAAATTTTTGGTGGATTTGGCTACTCTTTTTATCTGGGTTTGGAATGGATATAACAATCTAGATAATCTAGTAAGTCACGAGGCACTCAAACAATACGAAAGAGTCAGTCAAGTTGCAACTTCACAATTCAAATAATTAGTCGAAGAGATGAGCAACGAGCAATCATATTTTGAAAGCATAAGATTTGCAACTCATAGTCTCACAATTTGTAACTTCAAAATAATATGATAAGTCATTTTTTATTGCACATAATTTATAAATTAACCATAAaggaatttatttttattttattttaataggtttccataaaatcaattaatattgTGCAAAGATTTCATGTGTTACTTGgagaatacacacacacacacacacataaatgtATATTCTTCCATATCTTGGTTTATGTACACAAATCTAACCAGTCAACAAATCTTTGTTAAGCCATGAATAAAATATGGTCTGTCTAACTGAAGTCTAACCGAAGATGGAGGGCATAAAGAATTCCCCAGTTTATTTCCTCCCATTTATGGATCTTCTGTTCGGTCTAATATGCTCTCTTTCCAATCATATGATTTACAAAGGAGgacatttttttttataagacaaGCTGTATTTTTTGGAAGGATGAAGTCAAATTAACTTAGATCCACTTCGAACATATAAGTCATATATATTTGAAGATGACGATAGAGCCATCTTGAAGAATAATATCTGTTGATCTTAAGATATATTGGTTTTCGTTTGGAACAGAATCCTAATCAGATCCCTCGTAATCTTTGGAACAGACAATTTTGATCTTCCGAGATACCGACCCGTTTCTTTCTCCGTTCCCACCATCTTTTATCCCCCTACGTATCTCTCCTCCTATTGTCTGTCCCAACAATGTCGATCTCTCGTCCTCTTTGTCTGCTTCCTTCCTCATCCACCTCACTCCCCATGCCGACCTCTTGCGGATCTCTGCCATCCATGGAGGAAACGGGAGGAGATGGAAAGCTAAAGCTAAAGAGCCTCGATGGTGCATATGATCCCATCTGTGTGCTTACTGTTGCACCCGCCGAGTGTTCCTCCACCTGTCGCGGGCCAAGTTGGTCCTCTTGTCTTGCGCCTGCTCCGCAACATGAGCCGGATTTCATTCCTGCTTACTCTCCGGTGAAGCCCGCCCGGCGGAACCCTAGCCCGGGACCGAAGAGACCCGAGAAGGGCAACGTCATAAACCCTCCCTTCGCCTGGGCCACCGACCGCCGCGCCACCATCCACACCCTCCGCCACTTGGTCTCCCGTGGCATCACGGAGATCCACGGCGAGTCGCAGTGCAAGCGGTGCGAGGCGCGCCGGGTGATCAGGTACGATTTGGTGGACAAGTTCGCCGCAGTCGCGGGCTTCTTCGGCGCCAACCAGCACCACATGCACGACCGAGCGCCGTCCAAGTGGATGCGCCCGACGTTCCCGGACTGCGAGGCCTGCGGGCAGCGTAACTGCGTGCGGCCGATCTTGTCCGAGAAGAAGCGCGAGATCAACTGGTTGTTCATGCTGCTAGGGCAGACGCTGGGCTACTGCACGCACAAGCAACTCAAGTACTTCTGCAAGTACAGCGCGAACCATCGCACCGGCGCCAAGAACCGGCTCGTCTATCTCACCTATCGCAGTCTCTGCAAGCAGCTCGATCCTACCTTGCGCTTTTGATCTCTTGATCGTTGTTGTAAGCAAGCTGCATTTCCATAAAAAGTATTTCGATCCATAGTGTAGTATAGATAGACCAATCCTAGGTGCAGGTGATGCTCTGCATTGTCGGCATCCCGAATAACCTTATAGTCGATCTGCTCTCTAGCTAGTTGTTTCGATGTCTCGTCTTCTCACTACGAGACCCTCATATCTTGTATCTTCTTGTTTTGTTCTGTCGTTTGAAGTCTTATGTTTTACTAGTTAGGACAATGCTTGATGGTGCAAATTTGGAAGCCTACTGACATATGCTACTGCAACATTCTTTCGTTGAAAGCTCGTATACTTGCCCTAAATGAATCAAAGAACATAATTAGCAAAGAACATAATTCTCTATAGGTTATGGAGAGTAGGATGGACTTCGAGTAAGTAACTGCAGTAAAGTCATGAACTCACCCCCAGTTTGTAATGTCAACATTTGATGTCAGCCTCCGTTCCGAGCAGCAGATACTCAAACTACTAAGAAGCTTTAACGTTTTGACTTGAATCACCATTTATGCATGAAAATTTTCGATTAGATTTCGTTTTTTTTTGTGCGTGTGGATTACTTCGTATCTAAAGTCTCTAGTTAAATTATAGGAAAATATCTACTTTATCTATCATCTCTATCGATAAGGTTGTTGGATCACTGACCAATCCAAACGCTTCTCGATAAGATCTTGCTTGCATGTCACTTATCACAAAAGCTTACTATAATCCTTCCATTTGCTACTCTTCGGTCACCTGCGTTGCACGTGCATTTAAGaaataacttaaaaataataaaaatatggatTTATCTCGTTCGGCCAACTGACTCGACCGTTCCGGCTTACTCGGACCGATCGGGTCCCGCGGGCGGCCCACAGATACGGCGAATACCACGTTATCCGTCACGGCGACCGCACGCACACGCGTCGCGCTTACCTTGCGCGGGGTGTCCACCAGCGCACTCGGTACGAGCCACGCGTACCGCCTTGCGGGCCCCACGAAAGCCATGAGAGTTATGGAAAGAGAAGTCCAAAAGGGTGGGTGACGGCCCCGACGTACCGAACCGCGGGTCCACGAGTCAATCGTCTGATGATCGCACCGTCTTTGGGTTGTCACTCACACGGCAGTGATACTTAATTGAGGAGGAAGTTCTTCTCGTTGTTGTCGTTCAATTCATTCGGATGATAAGGGAAGTTCTTCTCGTTGTTGTCGATCAATTCATTTGGATGATAAGGAAGACAAGAGCGAGGGAGGAAATTTAAGTAAAAAGagctttatatttaattatttcgatataaaaatataaaattacgcCAATTATATTTCGTCATATTTGGACTCAACTTTATCTCGTTTTATAGCAAGCGGTGACCGTATCCAGGCGGGCCCCAAATTTAAGGCGAAGTTTTCGTGGTGTCGTCACCGGCAAAGACGGTGCCGACGGTGGGGCCCACGGCGTCGAGACACTTCCCCGACGTTCGCGCGGGCCCACGACCGGCTTTGATTTGTGTGATAAGACGGTTTTCGCCCGTCGCACCTCTCTCCGTTTTCTTCCTCGCGCTCGAGTCTTCGACACTTGGTTTGCTGCGCTCGGTTCCCTTCTCCTCTTACATTTTGGAAGATTCGTGGTGCAAGAATCCGCGCAACTCCGCTTTTCTACTTCGAAGGTTCGATTTCGCTTCTTTCCGCCACGCCAAGTTCGATTCTTGTCGTCCTGGGAGGTATTTTCACTGTTGTTGATTCgatctttcctttttcttgccaTGGTACGGATGGATTCCGAGCATTTCTTATTTTTTAGGCTTGTTCTTAGAGGATTGAAATCGTTTTATGCGCGCAAAATCGCTGTCCACACAACGTTCGACTCGATACTTCCGCTGGGTTTTCGTGGTCTTCGTTCATCGAATGGGTTAGCGTTTATATGATCGCTGGGTTTTATTATAGTTCTTATGAAGAAATATTCTGTTTGTTGTGTTCTTTTTGCCCGTCGTTTTTTATTAGTATCTCCATGCGATCGGTAAGCATTTTTTTCGTTCTTGTagggttttttttttaaacctaaatAAGATTTACATGCTCTTTAATTGCTTATAGTTAAAGTTGATTGTGTTTCTCTGAGAAATTTCCTAAAGAATTTTGATGTTCTAAAGCTtcgttttttcttttgttgaCAAGATGCCGATGACGTACACTTTTATTTTTCTACTCGTTTATTGGaaattttattaattgattttaaaatCTGTGTTAACTTCCTTAGTTTGTTTGGTCAGTTAGTTGATTTTTATATAAATCTATTTTTAGCAATGATTTCAACAATAGCGGTTTAGGGTTTACATTCTCCGTTAATTTGTGtggtaattattttatttttgattcgGTAGCGTCATGGCCGAGTACTTCAACAACGATCTGGACGACATTGTTGAGGATTACTTTGAAACGGGTGATTTCGATTACTTCGACGATGAATTCGAGTTGGATGACCAACAAGCACACGGCAATGACTCCGAGCTCGAGAATGTCGACGATCTGGTATGACAATCTCAGGTCTCTGTTGTCAGAGAGGGACGTATaactttttcttctttgttgttacCGCTTGATGCTGATCCTTCAGGCGACGCAAAAAAATGATACTTCAGCCTCGGAGTATAGAAATGGGAAAGATATGCAGGGAATTCCATGGGAAAGATTGATATTTTCAAGGGATGAGTACCGCGCAACGAGGCTGAAGATGTACACGAACTATGAAAACGTATCAAGACCACGTGATGGTTTAGGAAAGGTGAGCTTAAAAATTGAGATATATACTAGTATTTCATGAACTTGTATAGTGATTGTGCTTTTGGTGGAATTTCCCCTGTTTAATTGCTTGGTAGATGAAACATTCCTTTAGGCTGTCTTTTGGTTTCTGTCCCTGTGCGGCCTCCCCAAACCCCCCACCCCCGAGTCATGGGGTTGTTTGATTTGCAGTAACTTCTATGTGATTAATTTTATTATGTCTTGCACACTTGAGTGTAGCACTTTGTATGATtcatgtttttttgttttttcttaatcaaaacaTTTCAGTACCACTCTGTTGAAATATAGGTGTGAATATGTCACATTCGTGTGATTCGAATGATGAAATAGTTTGGGGTCCTCTAGCTTTTCCACTGTCACTGATTCTTAGGCATGTGACCACCTATTTTGCTGGAGAAAAAAGAGTGAGACTGTCTTTGTTGCACGTCTTTCATGTGGTTTGTTTAGGTGTTGTGATATTTTAATTGGACATTTAATTGGTATAACTTGGTTGCAGAACTATTGCTTGATTATCAACTTAATATCGAATATATTATATCGAATATATTAATTAGATAATGCAAGACTCTTATGTTGACTGTGCATGATTGAGCATGATTAGTTGGCTCAGCTTATCTGCATGTTGATGAATGCAGCATTTGTGACTAGTCTAGCAATCCTGGTTTCTTTATGATTTAGGTAAGTGTGGTGGTACTAGTAGCATCTCATTATATGAAAATAGAAGAAGTAATTTTGATGAGGGATGCTCCAACTTACCAAATTTGTATCCTCTCCAGGTCCCCCTTGCATTTTGGGGGTAATTGTGTTTGTTGAGGAGTGTTGGGTGCTGCTTTTGGTTAATCAATGTCTTGAAGTGGTCAATTGTAAAAACTCATGGCATACTACATAATGCTACCTAAAAATGTTATTCGTAACAATGTTGTTTTTTGGATGGAGCCTGTCATAGTCTCATGTAGTAtttatttgatgatttttttgcTAATAATTTTGGCTACATTCAGGAATGCAAGAACGTGGATCACGAAAACACTTTCTATGATTTTCACTATAATACAAGGCTTGTCAAGTCCACAATTGTGCATTTTCAGGTATTTTTTTTGAGGATTTTGTTATGTTTCTGTTTATTTGTTTGTAAAGTAACACATATTGCAAGCTTAAAGATTAAGAAGCATTGACAATTCACTTATCATCTCACTGAAATAACTGCAACACAAAGTTTCGCAAGTGTCCCGTTTTCTTCATTGTCCCATCATCCATTAGAAGCACAATTGAAGTGATTTATTTTGCTGattatttagaattaattttatgaaactaacatTATAAATTACTGAAGAATTGATGATGTTCAGTCACAAGTATTCACGTCGATTGGTTTTAATGGTAGGCCAATGGAGGTATCATTATGACTTGATCATCATGAGGATGATGACTTCATTAcgattaggatttatgtttattaAGATTGGTACTTCTGGATCTGCAAAGTATTTTTTTTGCCAACCTTGCTTGGGGTGTTTATATATTATTGTTGAGCCTTATAGTTTTGCAGGTTTTCACTGCATAATTATTAATAGGTATATGGAAATTAGTTCGTCTAAATAGCTCTTTGACCTTAATGAAGCACCTCCATTGGAGCAGGCATCTTTATATATGTAGGAAAGGTAAGATATCTTTTTATTCTTCTGTTTGTCCAGGGACTTCTATATATGTTAGCTTTGTGAACCGTGAATTTCATAAGGCCTTTTTAACTTTTTGTATTT comes from the Musa acuminata AAA Group cultivar baxijiao chromosome BXJ1-10, Cavendish_Baxijiao_AAA, whole genome shotgun sequence genome and includes:
- the LOC103969810 gene encoding uncharacterized protein LOC103969810: MPTSCGSLPSMEETGGDGKLKLKSLDGAYDPICVLTVAPAECSSTCRGPSWSSCLAPAPQHEPDFIPAYSPVKPARRNPSPGPKRPEKGNVINPPFAWATDRRATIHTLRHLVSRGITEIHGESQCKRCEARRVIRYDLVDKFAAVAGFFGANQHHMHDRAPSKWMRPTFPDCEACGQRNCVRPILSEKKREINWLFMLLGQTLGYCTHKQLKYFCKYSANHRTGAKNRLVYLTYRSLCKQLDPTLRF